The bacterium genome window below encodes:
- the ybeY gene encoding rRNA maturation RNase YbeY — MKNIKKKKGPLFQINNRQKKLTINLNQIKSAFDNNPDLFHPPPEEVGVVIVSDKTIRKLNKEFLNKDSTTDIISFKLSQRYGEIVISAETAFQNSRLYGKSLENEIIYLIIHGYLHLKNYKDYKPADKVQMFKIQDSIFCSITGKDGDEST, encoded by the coding sequence ATGAAAAACATCAAAAAGAAAAAGGGTCCTCTGTTTCAGATAAATAACCGCCAGAAAAAACTAACAATAAACCTTAATCAAATAAAGAGTGCTTTTGATAATAACCCTGACCTTTTTCATCCACCTCCAGAAGAGGTAGGGGTTGTGATTGTAAGTGATAAAACTATCAGAAAACTTAATAAAGAATTTTTAAACAAAGATTCTACAACAGATATAATAAGTTTTAAACTATCACAAAGGTACGGAGAGATAGTTATATCAGCGGAGACAGCGTTCCAAAACAGCCGTTTATACGGAAAATCTTTAGAAAATGAAATAATTTACCTTATTATACACGGGTACCTACATTTAAAAAATTATAAAGATTATAAACCTGCAGATAAGGTGCAAATGTTTAAAATACAAGATTCTATCTTTTGTAGTATCACAGGAAAAGATGGTGATGAATCAACATAA
- a CDS encoding diacylglycerol kinase — translation MNQHNNKNRRDVVSSFNNAMTGLLYIIKEERNFRIHLVFGFLVISMSLFLKVPLSEFLILLLVIGMVLFAEIINTVIEKIVDVFTDKYHTEARKAKDIAASAVFITAIWAFITGYLILVKYFPEGWRNIFTNIAESPWYLSFISLVLVILLALIMKYLFSKKVALAGGMPSIHSVMAFSIWTAISIFTFHEVPVISLLVFILAFWVAQGRVLKGIHKIIEVVVGGIIGILFTSLIFQLFWRH, via the coding sequence ATGAATCAACATAATAATAAAAATAGAAGAGATGTTGTTTCAAGTTTTAATAATGCGATGACAGGGCTTTTGTATATTATTAAAGAAGAAAGAAACTTTAGAATACATCTGGTATTCGGCTTTTTGGTGATATCAATGAGTCTTTTCTTAAAAGTGCCTTTATCTGAGTTTCTTATTCTTCTTCTTGTTATAGGGATGGTCCTTTTTGCAGAGATTATCAATACCGTGATAGAAAAAATTGTTGATGTTTTTACCGATAAATATCATACAGAAGCAAGGAAAGCTAAAGATATTGCAGCTTCAGCAGTTTTTATTACTGCTATATGGGCATTTATTACAGGGTATCTGATACTTGTTAAATATTTTCCTGAAGGTTGGAGAAACATTTTTACAAATATTGCAGAATCTCCGTGGTACCTAAGTTTTATTTCTCTTGTGCTGGTAATACTTCTTGCCCTTATTATGAAATACTTGTTTTCTAAAAAAGTAGCTTTAGCTGGTGGGATGCCCAGTATACATAGTGTTATGGCTTTTAGTATCTGGACGGCTATATCAATATTTACTTTTCACGAAGTGCCTGTTATCTCTTTATTGGTCTTTATTCTGGCGTTCTGGGTTGCGCAGGGTAGGGTGTTAAAAGGGATACATAAGATAATAGAGGTTGTAGTTGGGGGTATTATAGGTATACTGTTCACATCTCTTATTTTTCAGTTGTTCTGGAGACATTAA
- a CDS encoding DUF502 domain-containing protein — protein sequence MKSLKRIFLSGLIFIVPASLSVWILYRVILFFENILGFFLKKHIPEIYIPGAGFFLLIVLILLIGFLADNFLGKKILYILEKFFETMPLLNKIYTFIKEISSNLFHGGKSVFKEAVRIEFFSGTYTVGFVTGQSSIKGYISVFVPTVPNISTGFYLLVPENKIEKLDIPVEEAIKTVISMGIFGPENGADKDRSDNFKKE from the coding sequence ATGAAGAGCCTAAAAAGAATCTTTTTATCTGGACTCATTTTTATTGTGCCCGCTTCTTTATCTGTATGGATTCTGTATAGAGTTATACTTTTTTTTGAGAATATACTTGGATTTTTTTTAAAAAAACATATACCCGAAATATATATTCCAGGTGCTGGTTTTTTTCTATTGATTGTTTTGATTCTATTGATAGGTTTTTTAGCAGACAATTTTTTAGGAAAAAAAATATTATATATATTGGAAAAGTTTTTTGAGACGATGCCGTTGCTTAACAAGATTTATACTTTTATTAAAGAGATTAGTAGTAACCTTTTTCACGGAGGTAAGAGCGTTTTTAAGGAAGCTGTTAGGATAGAATTTTTTAGTGGCACATATACCGTTGGGTTTGTTACGGGGCAGTCGAGTATAAAAGGTTATATAAGCGTTTTTGTTCCTACTGTGCCTAATATTAGCACAGGTTTTTACCTGCTTGTGCCTGAAAATAAAATTGAAAAACTTGACATTCCTGTTGAGGAAGCAATAAAAACGGTTATCTCAATGGGGATTTTTGGACCAGAAAATGGCGCCGACAAAGATAGAAGCGATAATTTTAAAAAGGAGTGA